CCCACCAGACTCAAGTTTATAATCAGCTTTGACTAAATAGCGCTCTAAGGCATCTTTTATGAGAGCTCTACCTAGAGGAGGTTCTACAAAAAGTTGTCCTTGGTTAAAAGCCCAAATAAAATTCCATTCAAAATTTCCTGCTCGAACAATACCCTCAACTTTCTGTTGAGTAAAGCATTGCTTGTGAATCTGAAGATATGCAGTAGTTGATGGCTTATTGTACATTTTTCTAAACTTATAGATTGTCAGGTTTGTAAGAATTTATTCGAGTAGTTATCTTTTCCCAATTATTAGATTTAATTGATTCTATACAATTAATTATTTCTTCGATTATGAAATTTACTACTAAAAATTCTTCTTTTGAAAATCTTCCTAAAACGTGAGAAACAGTTTTAGATTTTCTCTCTTTTTGCTCGTCACTGGGAGGGCCAATCCCAATCTTTAATCTTTTAAATTCAGCAGTACCAAGATGGTTGATAATGCTTTTTAGACCATTATGACCTCCTGAGCTTCCTTTTGAGCGTACTCTTATTTTCCCCAGAGGAAGATCCATGTCATCTAGTAGGACTATTAATTGATGATTTTCAAAATTAAACCAATCCCTAGCTGATCTAACAGATTTTCCACTTTCATTCATGTATGTTTTCGGCATTAAGAGCCTTGTTTTTTCTAAACCTGTGCCGTATGTACAAGTCGTACCAAAAAGTTTTTTGCTTTCACGAAAGATACAATTATTTTTTTTTGCAATTTCCTCCAAGACCATAAATCCAACATTATGACGAGTCTTATGGTATTCAGCCCCAGGATTACCTAAGCCTACTAATAATTTCAATTCATCCGACGACATGCCAATTTAACAGAATCGTTGTTGATTCTAATAGCTGGATATCTAGTTATTTTTGAGGAAATTAATTTTCTTTGTCTACGATGTCTTCATTTGAAGACTCTTCTTCAGTCATGGCATTTTTTATTTCGCGCTCAAACTCTGTAGAAGCGCTCTGAAGACCTTTGAGTGTTTTTCCAATAGTTCGCCCAAGCTCAGGAAGACGTTTTGGACCAAAAATAACAAGTGCCAATCCGGCAATTACAGCTATTTCAGGTAAACCAACCCCAAAGATATTCATGGGCGAATCTCAACTGATCAGAATTTAATCAATTCAGCCGTTCCAGTCGACTGAAAAACCTTGTAAAAGAAGTGATTGATTATAAATTTGGAGCATGATAACTAGAAAAACCAGTAGTAAAACTCCTATAAAGGCCATTACTGGAACTGCTCCCCAACCTGGAACAACTTTTCCTTGTCCAGAATTGCCAATGGATTTAAGCAAAGATCCAAGTGCTGTTTTTTGTCCCATGTCGTTTCTCTAAGCTCAGATTTGTATGAGTCAAGATATTGTATGAGAACTTGTCCAAAAGAAGAAGAGACTGTAGAAACTTGTGATGGAATGAACCAAAAAAATATGATATTCGATAAATTTGGCCTTAAATAGGCTGAAAAACGAGAAAAATTACAAAAAAAAAAAAAAATTATGGATTTTAGGAATTCGTATAAGAAAAAAAATTGATCTTTGTATTCATATTCCCTTCCTTTATTGGCTTTTTGGGCTCTCCCAAGGCATAAAAAAATTTTTCATTTCCAAAAGTCTGTAACACCTTTGGTTTTTTTATTGGAGTTATTGACTTCATAGGATAGGTTGAATCTCTATTTAGTTGATTAGGATTCATGCTTGCCCTCAAGATTTCCGTCTATACGGTCGTCTTTTTCTTTGTCGGGATCTTCCTATTTGGTTTCTTGGCAAGTGATCCAACAAGGACACCCAACAGAAAGGATTTGGAAAGTCCTCAGGACTAAAAATGACACGCTAATTACTGGACTAAAAAAGCTCCTGTAATTGCTTTATTCGGTATCATCTTTTCGTCGGCTTAAATCATTTGGCGGCGAAGAAAAAATATCTATTGGCTTTAAACCTTGGACTTCTGGGGTTTAGCATCTTTCTGTCTTTATTTGAGACTTCTAAAGGCAAGGAAAATTTTCAGAAAAAAGAAGTTAAACATAAAAACTATAGTTTTTCAGTTGGTAATTTAGTTGAAACTTATAAAAAATCGCCGTTAAGAAAATTACAAGATGAGGAAGTTATATTTTTAACTCTAAAGATTTTTGCTGATAAACAATATGATTATGATCAAAACATTTATGTGGCTCAAGGGAATGTTAAAGCTCTAATAAATAATGGAGTCTTAAAGTCTGACTTTTTAAGTTATGATAAATCAACCGGTATTTTATCTGCTAAGGGTGATATTAGATTCACCAAAGGGGGGCAATATTTTAGAGCTGAAGAATTTAAGTTTGATCTATTAAAAAAAGAAGGATTTATTAAAGATGCATATGGGATATTTGACATTAAGAATGTGTCAGATGATTTGAAAATTGATACTAATTTAAATAAGACTGAAGTTCAAAATAGAACTAATAGTAGAGAAAATAATACTTACGATGATGGAATAGAATTTGATTTTGGAAATATTAAATTACCAGACAATAAAATCACAAGAACTAATAAATCTATAGGTTCAATTAATAATTGGAGATTTAAATCTAATTTAATAATGATTGAGGAGAATGGCTGGGAATCTAATAGAATTATTTTTACTAATGACCCATTTGATCCTCATCAAGTCGCTTTTGAGGGGATAGACGTTATTGCAGAAGAGGAAGAAGATGGTAGATTAGTAATTACTAGTTCTAAAACAAATTTAATTCTTGAGAATAGAACTAAGCTTTTTTTAGGTAAAAGAGTATTAGGAAGAAAGAAGAAAAGCAAGAATAAACTTGAGTTTGTATTAGATAGTAAAGATCGTGATGGCTTGGTCTTGGTGAGAAGAAGTAATACAAAAACTATTAAAAAAAATATAAAACTAGACTTTCAACCCCAATTTATGATTAGTAGAGCTATTTTAGGCAAAACTAATAGTTATAAAAATACTCAAAATAAAAACATTAATTTTTCTGATTTAGTTGGTTTAAATATAAAACTAAAAGCAACTAATGACGATTGGAGTTTCGATAGCTTAAATGATTTAAGTACATTAAATACGTCTAGAATTTTTAGTGGATTAAGGCATTCAAGTTCATTTAGAAAGTATTTTAGAATGCCTATAATAGATGACTCAAGTTTTAATATTTTTACGACATATAGATCTAGAGCTTGGAACGGCACAATAGGTGAGACTGAGATCAAGTCTGCATTTGGAGGCTTTATTGAAAAGACTAAATATTTTACAACTGGTGAGTTGAAAAACAACTTAAATATTCGAATAGGATCCGCTAAATATGAAGCAGAAAAGTTTGAAAATACTGATTTAATTAGTCTTTGGCGCTCCAGTGTCTTCGCCTCTATAGATAGTCAATATCAATTATGGAGGGGTGAATCAGAAGAAAATCATAAAAAGAATATGACGCTTTTTTCTCCTGTTTTAATTAACCCCGAATTGGTCTTGAAATCTAATATTACTTCAGCCTATTTTAACTATTTGAATTCTGGTGATCAAGGTTTTCTTAAACTTAGTATTGGTCCCGAAATTAGACTAGGAAAACTAGAGAGAAGTTTCTTTGACTACACAAAACTTTCAGTTATGCCTGGTGTGAAAATTAAATTTGGCAATAGTCCATTTAAGTTTGATAAAGCCATTGATTTGAAAACACTAAATGTAAGTTTAATGCAACAAATTTATGGACCCTTAATATTTGATGTTGTTTCTAATTTAAATATTGATAATAATTCAAAGAATTTCGGAGAATATTATCATACGAAATTAGGGCTTTTATGGCAAAAAAGATCATACGAATGTGGAATTTACTATCATCCTAATAATTATGCAGGAGGATTATATTTCCGTATAAATGGATTTAAATTTGCTAACTCTGTAAAACCAGTTTTTTAGATTTATGATTTGAAACTATTTAGATAAGGTAGATTATTGACTGTATCTTTGATTCTTTCCTCTTCATCTAATAGTTGAGAAGTCGCATCCCATTTCCCTGAATAAAGCATCTTGTATGCTCCTTCTTCAAGATTGAGTTTGAAACTTTCTTTTTCATTAGAAATTGATAGTTCTTTTAGATTAAAATCCCAAATCTGAGTGGGATTCTGATTGACTAGGTTTTGTAATTTATTAATTTCTTGTTTTGAAGATGTTATGCAAGGTATGCCTAGTGCAAGACAATTCCCAAAGAAAATTTCAGCAAAACTTTCTCCTACAATTAATCTTATTCCCCATCTCATGAGAGCCTGTGGGGCATGTTCTCGACTTGAACCACAGCCAAAATTATCATTAACAACAAGAATATTTGCTCCTTTATTTTGATCGAGGTCAAAGGGGTGATTGCCTTTTAGTTCTTTTCTGTCATCTGCAAAGACTTGTTCTCCTAATGCGGAAAAACTTACACATTTGAGAAATCTTGCAGGAATAATTCTGTCAGTATCAATATCATTGCCTTTAATAACAAAGCTGCGGCCTCTAATTGCTTTGATTTCACCTTTTGGGAATTCCTGTTTCATAGATAGATAAGTTCTTTGTGGTTTTTACTCTTGGAGTAATTTTCTTACATCTGTAACCTTCCCATTTATTGCAGCAGCAGCAACCATTGCGGGACTCATCAATAAGGTTCTCCCATTTGCAGACCCTTGTCTCCCTTTAAAATTCCTATTACTTGAGCTAGCACTTATTTGTCTTCCCTCTAACTTGTCTGAATTCATAGCTAGGCACATTGAGCAACCTGGTTCTCGCCATTCAAAACCTGCTGTAAGAAATATCTTATCTATTCCTTTCTGCTTGGCCTCCTTTGCAACCTTTTGGGAACCAGGTACAACAAATGCTCTAATCCCAGTGGCGACTCTATGACCTTGAACAATTTTAGATGCCTCTTGGAGATCACTTAATCTTCCATTCGTACAGCTACCTATAAAGCAAACATCTATTGATGTTCCTTCAATAGGCTTGTCTGGCTCTAGATTCATATATTTGCATGCATCTTTAGCTATTTGTTGCTCATTTTTTGGGAGCATCTCAGGATTTGGAATTTTTTCTTTGATTGAAATTCCTTGACCAGGAGTTATACCCCAAGTAACTGTTGGTTCTATTGATGATCCATCTAATTGAATTTCATCATCGAATTTAGCTTCAGAATCAGTAACTATACTTTTCCACCAATTAATAGCTTTATCCCATTCTTGACCTTTAGGAGAATATTCTTTGCCTTTGAGATATTTAAAAGTAGTTTCATCTGGATTGATATATCCACATCTTGCCCCTCCTTCAATAGCCATATTGCATATTGTCATTCTTCCTTCCATTGAAAGTTTTTCTATTGCAGGCCCAGCAAATTCATAGGCAAACCCAACTCCTCCTTTGACTCCAAGCAAACGAATGATATGGAGAATAAGGTCTTTGGCATAAACTCCCTTTTGCAATGAACCGTCTACCCATATTCTTCTTACTTTTAGTTTTTTCATCGCCAAACTTTGACTGGCTAAAACATCTCGAACTTGACTTGTTCCAATACCGAATGCAATTGCTCCAAATGCACCATGCGTTGAGGTGTGTGAATCTCCGCAAGCCACAGTCATTCCGGGTTGGGTCAATCCTAATTCTGGAGCCATAACATGAACTACCCCTTGAGAATTGCTTCCAATTCCGTGAAATTTTATTCCATGGGATTTACAGTTTTTTTCTAAAGTAGTCAGCATTTCCTCTGCTAGAGGATCGCTAAAAGGACGCTGCTGGTTTATTGTTGGGACTATATGATCAACCGTTGCAACTGTTAAATTAGGGAATTTGACATCAAGATTTTTTTCATTCAGAGCAGAAAAAGCTTGAGGACTTGTAACTTCGTGTATCAAATGCAGACCAACAAAAAGTTGGGTTGATCCCCCAGGTAGTTCTTTTACCTGATGGAAGTTCCAAACTTTGTCGTAGAGGGTTCCAGAACTCAACTTTCAAATCCAATAATTAGGACTTAGTTTCCATGATTATAGATAAACGTAATCTATCAAGAGCATTTAAAACGCTTAATTTTTGAATATCTTCTCTTGTTTTATTAGATCCAAATCTCTCTTCCCATGAAATAAGGCTTTTTGGCCCTTTAATACAAAAATTAACTAGTCCAACTGGTTTTAATTTACTTCCTCCTGTTGGCCCTGCAATTCCACTGACAGCTATAGCCCAGTTAACTTTGAATTGTTTTTGGACACCTCTCGCCATTAATTCAACTACTGGCTTTGAGACCGCACCATAGCTTTTAATTATTTCCTCAGGTACACCTAAAACTCTTTGCTTGATTAAATTGTTGTATGCGATGATTCCTCCATGAAAAATCTTTGAAGATCCAGGGATTTTTGTCAGCTTAGAACCTATCCCACCTCCAGTACATGATTCGGCAACAGCAATAGTTTCTTTTCTTTTAAGTAATAATTTAAATACTATTTCTTCAAGAGTTACATTATTTACCCCAAAGAATTTTAATCCAGTGAATTGAGTTATCTCTTTTTCAATAGGTTTTATCAATTTATTAGTTTCTTCTAAATTATCTCCATTTGCTGTGATGCGTACCTTTACTTCTCCAGTGCTTGCATAAGTAGCAATAGTAGGGTTTTCTCCTTTAAGTAAGTGTTTGATTTTGTCAGCTAGTGATGATTCACTTATTCCCGCAAAATGTAAAACTTTGCTAGAGATAATTTTTTTCGAGAAATTATTATTAATCAACCATTTTTCTACTTCATTAATCCACATTTCTTTTAATTCACTTGGAACTCCAGGGAAAGTAAGAATTGTAAAATTATTCTTTGGACTCCATATAAATCCTGGAGCTGTTCCTGAGTAATTGTTTATAATTTTAGAACCTTTTGGGACTAAGGATTGCTTCTTTTGACTCTCAGATAACTTACTTTTCTTATCTCTTGATTTGTTTTTCAAATCAAGCAAAATATCATTTCTCTGTTCTAGTGGGGTGTTAAAAGTTTCAGCAATTACCTGCGTTGTTATATCATCAGGTGTGGGTCCAAGACCACCAGTTGTTATTAGAATTGCTGATCGATTAGATGCCTCAAGTATTGCTTCTTTTAATCTGGCAGAGTTGTCTCCGATAACGGTTTGCCTGAAATGTGGAATACCTAAAATTGCTAATTGTTCTGCTATCCATTGAGAATTAGTATTAACGATGTTTCCTAGAAGTATTTCACTTCCAATGCATAAAACCTCTGCTCCAAATTTATTTTTATTGTTAATATTGATTTCTTTAAATCCTCTCACTATATAAAGGAAACTTATTACAAAGTTCAGATACTTTTTGGATTGACGCTTCCTTTATTTTTTCATCGTTTGGATTAAGCAGTCTATCTGCAATGATATTTCCAACTTCCTCAAAGGCTAGTTCATCAAACCCCCTAGTTGTAAGAGCTGCTGAACCTAGCCTTAGCCCACTAGTAACAAATGGGGATTCGGGGTCAAAAGGTACCGTATTTTTGTTTGCGGTTATTTTGATATCACTAACTAACTGATCAGCAATTTTACCTGTCATCCCAATACTTCTAAGGTCAAGAAGAACAATATGATTATCAGTCCCTTTGCTTACAACAGAAATACCTCTTTTTTGAAGTTGATTGGAAAGAACTTGTGCATTTGAGATTACTCTTTGGCTGTAGAGCCTGAATTCGGGTTCAGAAGCTTCTTGGAATGCCACAGCCTTCGCCGCTATTACATGTTCTAGAGGACCTCCTTGGGTGCCTGGAAATACTGCCTTATCGAGCTTTCTCCCAAGCTCTTCATCTTTTGAGAGAATTAGTCCCCCCCTTGGCCCTCTGAGAGTTTTGTGAGTGGTTGTTGTAACTACATCACAATATGGGATTGGACTTGGGTGTAGACCACTAGCTACTAAACCAGCAATGTGAGCAATATCAGCTAATAAATAAGCCTTTACTTCATCAGCTATTGATCTAAAAGCCTGGAAGTCAATTTTTCTTGGATACGCAGAGAATCCACAAATAATTAGTTTTGGTTGATTTTCAATTGCTTTTTTTCTAATTGCTTCCATATCGAGTATTTCGGTCGTTTTATCAACTTCGTAGTGGCATGTCTTAAACCATTTGCCACTGACATTTACAGGTGAACCATGTGTGAGGTGACCTCCATGAGATAGGTCCATCCCCATGATTGTGTCGCCAGGTTTGAGAAGGCTTAGGAAAACTGCAAAGTTAGCTTGTGCCCCGCTGTGTGGTTGGACATTCGCCCAGTTAGCACCAAAAAGGGTTTTTGCTCTTTCGATTGCTAACTGCTCAATTCCATCGATATATTCACATCCTCCGTAATATCTTTTTTTGGGGAGACCTTCAGCATATTTATTTGTTAGGACCGATCCCTGTGCTTCCATTACTGCCTTTGAGGCGAAATTCTCACTTGCAATCAGCTCTAAATGAGTTTCTTGTCTTGATAATTCATTGTTTATTAACTTCGCAATACTTGGATCACATTCCATCAAAGAAGATTGAATAGTCACTTTATTCCTTTATTTATGATGTGATAGTAGGCATATGTTTAGTCTAATGAGAAAAAACTTTCTCTTATTTTCTGTTTATATAAGGATTTACAAATTTTTCAAACGCGCCTGGAGAGATTCGAACTCCCGACCCTCTGATCCGTAGTCAGATGCTCTAATCCGCTGAGCTACAGGCGCATAAAAAAACAATATCAGATTGACTCCCAAAGAATAGGGAAATATGTTTGTATCTATGCCTTCAAATTGTCTAAAATACGATTTTGAAACTTAAAAAGTTATTTTTCCATTAATTCTTTTTTTGAGATAGTAACCACAATTTCTATCTATGGTTATTGATAGTAGAAAAACTAAGTTTTCATGACTACTTCTATCGATTCATCGCAAATTAATGAGCTAGCGGTGTCAATAGCTGACAGATTATTTATTCAAGTTGGAAATTGGAATCTTTATCTAGGCGATGCTGGGCTTGCAAAGGACTTAGCTATTGAATGTCAAGCTAACTTTGATCAAGGTTCAAATGTTGCAGCTAGAAAAGGTCTTGAAGCGATTCAAGTAAAACTTGGCGGAGGTAAAACGAGATTGCCATTATCAAAATTAATTCCACCAAATCAATTTTTTGACCTTGAGGACATTTTAGAACCCTATTGCAGATAAGATTTGATCAATTGCTTTATTATTCTTGCTAATAATCCAGGTGACTAATGCCAGAGAGGTTGTAAGGCAGCGAATTGGTCGCTTAGGAGAAAGACTTATAGGGAAAATTGCTGATGCTGATGCACAGGTTGAAAAGGAATTAATGAAAGAGATGGAAATAGCTTTTCAAGAGTTTGGTATTGAAGCAAGAATTCTCTCAGTAAGTGGGGTGAAAACTGATGAAATGAACTGTTTAGAAATCCCACTTAAAGTTAGATCAGAAAAAGATATTTTTCTTAAAGAGGAATAAATTTCTCTTTGAAATACTTATTTAAACTATCAATATCATCAATTTTAAGAATAATTGCTAGAAAATAGAATATAACAAGACTAATTCCAGATGAGATTAAAATTTTAAATAATAAATTAAAGAAAGTATAGGGTAAATATATTATTTTAAAAATAAAAAATGAGCTAATACCAGAAATCAAACCAATCAAAATAATTCTAAGAGTTTGAGATACTATTTTGAATAATTTCAGATGATCTAGCTTCTTATTTAATTTCAATAGTAAAAGTATGCAAGCAAATAAGTTAACAAATGTAGTTGAATATACTAAACCATTTACGCCTAAGTTGATCGGAGATAGTTCTCCCCAAGGACTTGTTCCTCCTATTAAATACCAGTCAAAAAACAAATTTAATAATATTGCTATAATAGATATTTTAAATGGTGTTTTTGAATCTTCAATACCATAAAATACTCTAACTAATAGATCTCTTAATAGATAAAAAGGCATACCTATTCCATATGCAATCAATAGTTGACTTACAATATCTATTGCATTTTGATTGAAGGAACCTCTTCCATAGATTAATATTACTATTGGAACAGATAGTGCAATGAATATCGAACCTAGGAATACCATCGATGAGGATGTCAAAATTAATCCTTGATGGATTTTCTTGATCAATTTCAAATGATTTTCTCGAGCTCTTAAGCTTACAAAAACAGGTAGTAATGGAATTAAAATAGAATTTGATATTATTCCAAGAGGAGCTTGAACTATAAAGTTTGCGTAACTTAGAGCAGCTGCAGCCCCAACTATCTTTGATGCAAAGAATAAATCAGTAATAACATTTATTTGCATCATACCTGAAGAAAGAGAAGCAGGGACAATCATTCTCCAGGCTCTTTTTAGTTCTGAATACTTTGTTTGAATTGAAAAACTTATAGTAAAAATTCCTTTTTTAATTAGAAAAGGTATTTGAATTAAATATTGAGATAGTGCTCCTATAAATGTTGCTTTTGCAAGAATAACTCCTCCTCTCAAATTTAATTCATATATATCAACTGAAGTTTCTTTATTTATCCAAAAGTTTGATACAGAAATTATAATTATTAGACTTGAAATTAATGGAGATATAGATGGTATGAAAAATTCTTTTTTTGCATTTAGAGATCCAAAACCTATGCCTATTAGTCCTGATAAGAATATAATTGGAGACATTATTTTTAATTGAAAAGAAGCTATTTCTTTTGTCTCTGCTAATAAACTTGATCCAACTAAATTAATCAATAAATCGGATGAAAAGAAAATAAAAATACTTATTATTAATAGTATTAGAGATAGAATATTATTGATTGAATTGATAAGTAATCTACTATCAACTTTGTTTTTATCTGCTAATAATGTAACCAAAGAGTTATGTAATGGTCCATTAATACCTCCTAAAAGAACCAAGAAAAATCCAGGTATAATATAAGCATAATTATATGCATCATATGCAGCGCTAATTCCGAAAGCACCAGCAATAACTAATTGCCTTGCCATCCCTACAAATTTGCTTAATAAAGTTCCTAGGCTTACGACGAAAGCAATTTCTTTGATTGATTTCGGCATGTTAGATTTGAAAAAAGAGAGCTTCCATTTTTCTAGAATATTTTGTAGTTCTTGTTTTAATTGGATGTTAATTAAGTGATTGAAATTGGGAAAACCATTATTAAGTTTCCCCCTCTTGTAGAGGGTATCTTAATTAAGAGATATAAGAGATTTTTGGCTGATGTTGAGTTGGCTGATGGTGAAATTGTTACCGCTCATTGTGCAAATACAGGACCGATGAAAGGGGTTTTGTGGCCTGGTGGTCGTGTCAGACTTAAGTACTCTCCCTCGCCTAAACGTAAATTAGATTGGTCTTGGGAGCAAGCTGAGGTGCCAAGTCATAATGAGCTGAAGAGATGCTGGGTTGGTATAAACACATCTTTACCTAATAAATTGATTAGGAATTTGATTGAAGCGAATGGCTTAGAGAAGCAATTGGGTTTAATTGCAAATATCAAGCCTGAAGTTAAATATGGTTTAGAAGGTAAAAGTCGAATTGATTTATTACTTAAGCCAGAAACAAGCAATGCAGATAGTAGAAATATTTATATAGAGGTTAAAAATACAACTTGGTGTGAAAAAACTTTGGCTTTGTTCCCGGACACGGTAACTACAAGAGGTCAAAAACATTTGAAGGAACTAATGAGTATTTCTCCTGATTCAAGAGCGGTTTTAATTCCTTGTATTAGTAGGAGTGATATGGAGATTTTTGCACCTTGTGATTTAGCAGATCAGTTGTACGGGAAATTATTTAGAGAGGCATTATCTCATGGGGTAGAGGTTATTCCATGTGCATTTGGTTTTTTTTCAGACCGCATAACCTGGGAAGGTGTTAAACCCTTCCAGAGTTCACAAAAATAAAACATCTAGAACAAAATAATTCAGCAGGTCTATTTTTACTATTTGAGCTAGGTTTTTATTTTGACTTGTAATTTTGGGAATTAAATCAATTTGAAATTTCACCAATTTACCAGAAAAATGTGTAAATAAGAACATGTCTGTAGTACCAAACTGTTTTTTTGTATAAACACCTACATCTTGTCAGTATGAGTTGCATTCATATTGTTAATTGTATAAATTTTGGATTAACTATCCATTTCTTTTTTTCGAAGTAAGCATCATTTATGACCACTGCTTTGCAATCGCCACCAAGGCGAAGTACTTCTCGTCTTCAAGACGCAAGTCTTTTGAACGGGCCAATGCTTCTTCTAAGAAGCATTAAAGGTTTTAGAAGAAGTCAATCTTGGGCTTGGCTAGCTTCAATCCCATTGGCACTTTTAGGATTAGGTGTTTTCACTTTCTCTGCTAGAGCTGAGGTTGCACTTTCAGATTTAACTGGACCTCAAGCTGCTGCATTCTTGGCAGATAATCTTTGGCTTTTCATAGCCACAATCCTCGTTATTTTTATGAACGCAGGATTTGCAATGGTTGAAGCTGGTATGTGCCGCCAAAAAAATGCGGTCAACATATTAGCTAAAAACTTATTTGTTTTTGCACTTGCTGTTACTGCCTATTGGGTAATTGGATATTCCCTAATGTATGGCGGTTCAGTGATTGATGGTTGGCTTTATTTCCAAGGCTTATTCGTTGATCCTGATCCATCAGGTGCATTAGAATGCGCAGCTGCTGGTGATACAGGATGTCTTGTTCCAGCAGTTGATTTCCTTTTCCAATCTGCTTTTGCTGGAACTGCTGCAACGATCGTTTCTGGATTAGTTGCTGAGAGAGTCAAATTTGGTGAATTTGTCGTTTTCTCTGTAGTTTTAACTGCTTTTATTTATCCAATCGCAGGTAGCTGGCAGTGGAATGGTGGATGGCTTGCTGAACTTGGCTTTATTGATTTTGCTGGTTCATCTATTGTTCATTCCGTAGGAGGATGGGCAGGTCTTGTTGGAGCAATGCTTCTTGGGCCACGTATTGGCAAATTTGTAGATGGAAAAGCTCAAGCTATGCCTGGTCATAATATGGCTATCGCAACTTTAGGAGCGCTAATTCTTTGGATTGGTTGGTATGGATTTAATCCAGGTTCTGAATTAGCAATGGATCAATATGTTGCTTATGTTGCAGTAACAACAACTTTGGCAGCAGCTGGTGGTGCAATTGCGGCTACAGTTTTATCTACCATTACCT
This is a stretch of genomic DNA from Prochlorococcus marinus str. MIT 0912. It encodes these proteins:
- the glyA gene encoding serine hydroxymethyltransferase; this translates as MECDPSIAKLINNELSRQETHLELIASENFASKAVMEAQGSVLTNKYAEGLPKKRYYGGCEYIDGIEQLAIERAKTLFGANWANVQPHSGAQANFAVFLSLLKPGDTIMGMDLSHGGHLTHGSPVNVSGKWFKTCHYEVDKTTEILDMEAIRKKAIENQPKLIICGFSAYPRKIDFQAFRSIADEVKAYLLADIAHIAGLVASGLHPSPIPYCDVVTTTTHKTLRGPRGGLILSKDEELGRKLDKAVFPGTQGGPLEHVIAAKAVAFQEASEPEFRLYSQRVISNAQVLSNQLQKRGISVVSKGTDNHIVLLDLRSIGMTGKIADQLVSDIKITANKNTVPFDPESPFVTSGLRLGSAALTTRGFDELAFEEVGNIIADRLLNPNDEKIKEASIQKVSELCNKFPLYSERI
- a CDS encoding DUF3181 family protein, producing MTTSIDSSQINELAVSIADRLFIQVGNWNLYLGDAGLAKDLAIECQANFDQGSNVAARKGLEAIQVKLGGGKTRLPLSKLIPPNQFFDLEDILEPYCR
- a CDS encoding cytochrome-c oxidase produces the protein MTNAREVVRQRIGRLGERLIGKIADADAQVEKELMKEMEIAFQEFGIEARILSVSGVKTDEMNCLEIPLKVRSEKDIFLKEE
- the murJ gene encoding murein biosynthesis integral membrane protein MurJ; translated protein: MPKSIKEIAFVVSLGTLLSKFVGMARQLVIAGAFGISAAYDAYNYAYIIPGFFLVLLGGINGPLHNSLVTLLADKNKVDSRLLINSINNILSLILLIISIFIFFSSDLLINLVGSSLLAETKEIASFQLKIMSPIIFLSGLIGIGFGSLNAKKEFFIPSISPLISSLIIIISVSNFWINKETSVDIYELNLRGGVILAKATFIGALSQYLIQIPFLIKKGIFTISFSIQTKYSELKRAWRMIVPASLSSGMMQINVITDLFFASKIVGAAAALSYANFIVQAPLGIISNSILIPLLPVFVSLRARENHLKLIKKIHQGLILTSSSMVFLGSIFIALSVPIVILIYGRGSFNQNAIDIVSQLLIAYGIGMPFYLLRDLLVRVFYGIEDSKTPFKISIIAILLNLFFDWYLIGGTSPWGELSPINLGVNGLVYSTTFVNLFACILLLLKLNKKLDHLKLFKIVSQTLRIILIGLISGISSFFIFKIIYLPYTFFNLLFKILISSGISLVIFYFLAIILKIDDIDSLNKYFKEKFIPL
- the sfsA gene encoding DNA/RNA nuclease SfsA; this encodes MIEIGKTIIKFPPLVEGILIKRYKRFLADVELADGEIVTAHCANTGPMKGVLWPGGRVRLKYSPSPKRKLDWSWEQAEVPSHNELKRCWVGINTSLPNKLIRNLIEANGLEKQLGLIANIKPEVKYGLEGKSRIDLLLKPETSNADSRNIYIEVKNTTWCEKTLALFPDTVTTRGQKHLKELMSISPDSRAVLIPCISRSDMEIFAPCDLADQLYGKLFREALSHGVEVIPCAFGFFSDRITWEGVKPFQSSQK
- a CDS encoding ammonium transporter — protein: MTTALQSPPRRSTSRLQDASLLNGPMLLLRSIKGFRRSQSWAWLASIPLALLGLGVFTFSARAEVALSDLTGPQAAAFLADNLWLFIATILVIFMNAGFAMVEAGMCRQKNAVNILAKNLFVFALAVTAYWVIGYSLMYGGSVIDGWLYFQGLFVDPDPSGALECAAAGDTGCLVPAVDFLFQSAFAGTAATIVSGLVAERVKFGEFVVFSVVLTAFIYPIAGSWQWNGGWLAELGFIDFAGSSIVHSVGGWAGLVGAMLLGPRIGKFVDGKAQAMPGHNMAIATLGALILWIGWYGFNPGSELAMDQYVAYVAVTTTLAAAGGAIAATVLSTITSGKPDLTMIINGILAGLVSITAGCGNMTFAGSWLAGAVGGLIVVVAVAALDSAGIDDPVGAFSVHGVCGVWGTVVIGLWGVDGMDPGAAGIGLLNGGGISQFFIQALGAAAYGIWTVVTCWIAWQIIGGFFGGIRVSESEETQGLDIGEHGMEAYPDFASS